In Oncorhynchus tshawytscha isolate Ot180627B linkage group LG01, Otsh_v2.0, whole genome shotgun sequence, the genomic stretch CGTAGCCTAAACCCCTTACCTCAAATTGCCAATGTGCTGCTTGCAAAAGCTGCTTTGCCTGATCTGCAGCACAACCCGCTGTCAAGACGAACTGGTTTATCATTACTTGGTGTTTGAGCTCATCCATTTTGCGCTGAAGCTTTATTCCTACTCGCGTCTCGTAGTATTGTGTCTAGACTTTGATATTCGTGGTTTTATTCCTCTCTTTTCAGTCTCAGTCGTTCACCATCACAACCGGTTGAGAAAACACAAATATTTACTGTAGGAGCAGTAGTGCCCCTTGAGTGACGCCAGCCGGCAGCCAGTGAAGACAAAGCACTGCAAATGGGATTTGTATGCCGCAAAAGTCCTGCCATAACTAGGGGGGCCTTGATGAATTATTCCATGTTCTCGAATCACAAGACAGGAATTGTCAGTACATTGCAAAAAATAATGCTTAGAATCTAGACAGTTCACATGTTCATGAAAATATAAAATAGTAACGTCAAATATGAGAGGATTATGTGCCCAAAAATGAGGATTTATtatatttgtttgttttggacTACAAGTCCCGTGAGtcaatgctttgtttgtaaaatTCTAGGGGGTGGAATTTTGTGAATAACGGCCTGTCCTGTCCAATTCCCATGCGCGCTGTGTCACTATCTTGCCAAATATGGTAAACAAAACTTCCACAATTACATTAGGGACAGTCTATTCACGGGTGTATTTAATATAGCCCACATTCAGAAGCGTCGTGTCTGCGCATTTCTTTAGTGAGATGACTTAAGTCAATATTGCAGTCAAAACCACGCAGCACAGCCTAGATTCTCTATATGCAGTCATTAAATAATTAATTACATGTTTATAAATGACTTGTTAAATGTTGTCATATACCAATTATATCTGTGTTTTGTATTATGAATACtttataatatatgtattatatatatgttTCAAACTGTCTACGACTCTATTACTGTACGCGTAGCCTCGCCGAGAACCAGGCTTCTCCAAGGGAGGCGGTTACAACGATGTGATTTTGGAGGTATGGTAACGCGAGACTACTGCATGCGTGACTTGTTCTCATTCTGCTCGTGCAGATTTGAGAATCTGCAATCATTTTCTCTCTTTGTCCATACACCCTATGTACTGAGCTTCTAGTTGGCAGACTGTTTCATCCCAATTAGCTCTCATAAGAAAGACAATGTTTAATTTAATGGCCCCAATGAGACCCCTATTAACAACAGCCCCCAATGCCTAAATTGCATTGAAGTGGATGCAGGGTGAAAGGCAAAGAACACTGCAGCCACAGGGAGTAGACAACGGTTCCCCAGCTGGCGTTTTCcgatatttattttattatatatatatatatatatatatatatatatatatatatatatatatatatatatatatatatatatatatgtgtgtgtgtttattttattgttgaacgtaaaatactgtaaaaacaccagcaaatcagctccaagtgattttaatttaggaaatctgttccaaagtattcccacgcataatacagagatatacagtatgtgaccACATACAAATATCAGCAAGGGTTGAAATTATTCTGTTTTAGTataatattatatctgtttgggcttcttgcggtcaatttgcagttgacaaattatttgcaattatgttccggccacctgaccatctgctcaagaaaaaTCGTCCCgctgctgaatctagttgatgatccctggagTAGACTGTGTGTAAAACGAACCCTCAATACCGTCAATAAACTTACAAGGAGTGTGGGAAACTGGATACTGTAAACATCCTGTTATCTGTGTGCAGCCTCTCTTATGCGCAACCTCtccgtgggtgtgtgtgcgtgggtttgTCTTAGGTTTTGGAAATAGAGACACCTGCTGGTGAAATGGTCCCTTTGAAAAGCGCATTATATCAAAATAATATAGCTATCCTCAGGGCACAACCAAACTGCCAAATTCTAGTTTTGGACTCTCTATGAATATGGCCAATGTTGTCGCTTTTAGTACTATAATCCCCTTTTTGATTAGTCTGATGACCTTTATAATCACCCTTAAAGGACATCATAGCTAGACTATATACCGTGGCCTGATTTCAGTGTCCTCATGTAAAGTGGGCTAGACGTCATGCAAAACAGGTGAATTATGATAGATTACAAGACATCCCTTATTACAACAGACCCCCGTCTGTAGACCTGCTGTATGCCATAGGCCTCTCTTGACAAACACTGCTGTTGCCTCTAGCAACCATAACGACAGCTGGTCAAACACTTACCCTGTTTCACCAGGGCCCCCTCGTGATTGACCAGAAACAAACCTGgaaacatcccactgggcacacactggttgaatcaacgttaaTTGCACGTCATTTCAAGTAAATCACATTGAACCAAAGTGGagtagacgttgaattgacatctgtgcccagtgggattttGAAACCATTTGGTGCCTCCTTCCTTCTGTGACAGACAGTAGCCTGCAACAGCTGGACTGGCTTATCTAAGTGTTTACATGCAGTCATTCATGCTACACTCATAAAATGACCCACTTCTTCTTTGTCCCGGCATTCACAGCTCTGCTTTGCCCCAGATCTGTTCAGGCAACTAGGCCTACTGTTTGTGAACCTGCTCTTCTACAAGCGCATGGACCAAAGGCTCTTTAGTATGCCCACTATTAACAGTGTAATGATTGAGAGACTGCAGTATTTTCCCACTAGTGCCACCAATGTAACAACTGAGAGGGAACAGCCAGCTCGGCGCTCCAACCACCACCCCTCAAGTTACAGGGCAAGCACAATAGAGAttctattaaattactagagggaCTACGTCATAAACCCTAAAAGTTCCAGAATGggtgaaaatggcagccatattggtcagggagaaatcctaACCAGTCTAATTagaatgaatggcagtagaggcataatCCTGATTTTACTTAAAGCAGGAAAATAAAAGTAGCGTAAGTTATGTAATATATCAGAAATTGCGTAATAACATGTTTGTCAACCTAGAATATTgtcatataattataaatatagtTTAAACAGGTTTTATACCAATtttctgtataaatagcctctaaaatgtatgtaaacagaccataaatgtccaaataaaaaataaaagtgggGGAAAACTATGAGTGCTATTATATGAAACAATgtcagtacttgttgcatttacaacttgtcctatcatcaactgatttcagccagtgACCGGCTGTGGCTggactgcattgtttgaatggaatgtaGGCATGTTGGCAGTTAATTAGAAAAATGTATTGAGGGATGCACTACATTTGTGATTTTTAAAAACCTAAATGTATTTGAGTGTTTACAAGCATTTGTAACttgagtctgataattatctgATAATACTTGTGGATATAAAAATACTTGGTTGATATATGTTTTCCAATTTGAAAATGTATGTGCTCAGTACTGTAggtttctctggataagagtgtctactaaaatggaaaaggaatgaatagaccatttcagttttcacaTAGAAATAAGTTGCATTTGCATACTTTTTCATACTGATCCccaatgggaatcaaacccacatccCTAGCATTGCAAGTACCATGGTCTACCAACTGcaccacatcatcacatcattgcaaaccacttgatgtctcaatgtactcACTTACTATATTGTGCATTGTTTTTGGTGACagaaagtctacaggtacaaacctagatgaccacCAGCCTATGTACAACACagtaatgtacatttacattaagtGCAATAAGACTAAGTAAGAATGCTAAAATAATACTGCACAAAAAGTGGTGGTTTATTGTTAtttgatttaaaaataataataatttgatgtggatgttttgtgtctttgcccataactttacgccttttgatgtaaatgtttgaggacagacagggttttgttctttctggatcctATTAGAATGGATTTAGAAGAGAAGGGGTCAGGGCAACAACTCTTACAATTCCAACTATTGAATCCTGCAAGATACTGTTCTTCATTATACAACCACCTTTCTTGCCAAATCAGAGATGCCTGCTATATCGATCCCTTAatactagtaaagacccagtgcactacttttgtcagatttatttgtatttttatcatattaatatattaataccCTCAGCACCCCGACTTCCCACGACTATGGATTCAGAGCAACTGCAACAGAGGTTAAATGAGGCTTGTGAAAGGGAAGGTcactgtgtgtgagggagagtgaggTCAGGTCAGGTTAGGATCCTCAATCTCTGCCAACCTCTAGAAAATGTCTGATCTATTACAGGCTCAGGTCTGGGGCCATCTGTTTGAAGATGCTGAAACCACCATGGGCAGCATCTCAATGTCTTATGTGTTTTGCTCTGCTCATGCCCTTTCCTTCATTTGCATTGATCTACATGCACCAACCTGCTGGGAATTTGCTTTCACCTGTCCAGTTTTCTCATATCAGTACAAATTGATTCAGCTCTCTAGGTACAGTGTAGGATCTTAATGTGATCACCCTGtagcaggagaactttcctgaaaTACAGGACATTTATATTTGTTGGCATTTGAGttttcactttgaaatttcagacttgattttccgaTATGAAAAATGTACAATTCACTACAAAAATGtatatgaattataatccacataataattcacatttcttgttgctggaggattattttcctgctgtcgcaaattggctcaaattaagatgcaGTACACTATATCTCCACAGAGCGGCAGTGCATCCCTATGTGAGGAGCTGAGATAGCTTTCCATTGGCAACAGATGGAGGCAGGTTTTTTTGTGTCATTTATAAACTGTGGATTGTAGTAAATAGAAAAACGAGATGTCCAAAATCCCACAAAATTGCAATAATTTGTTGGAGTAGGCAAATTTGTTAGGTCATCCCCCAATATTACGCTAATTCCCTAGGAGTGAAGTTGTGCAACTTGAGTCATTTTGTATTCTATTTCACAAGCATTATAGTTGGTGACAAATTGAATATACATTACattatttaaaatgaaataatTCAGATACCGTAATAtgttatagtaggcctaaggtcTACTATAGCCTATGACGCTATTGTGTAGGAATTCCCTCTCATATTTCCCCTCTCTGCAGTTGGATGGTGCTATTTGATGGCCTACAGTTAATAAGGGGTTAGCTAAATGTTGACAAAAGGTATGGAATGCTGAGAGTAAAGTGTAGCACACGCGCGGGACTTGAGGCGCGACATTTCAGCGCTCCGTGGGGGCATTGTCGCGCCATATTGCTCTCAACAGGTCTTGGATCAGGATTGGGCTCGGGACAACAATAGCCTTTAGAAAGAGATGTCAATTGTTGTTGATTTTGTGATCATCCTTGTATTCCGCAATGTAACCTTAACACAGCCTAATGTCGGTATAATGATACATTCCTGGTTGAGCAGTTGAGCGCGCTCCTCATATCCTCATGCACACCAGCTTTGTCTGTCAAGACAAGTGAAACCTGGAGAGCAGGCAACCAATCAGAGACCTCTACGACGTTTAAAGGGCTCGTGGGAAGTCTCTCCGCCTTTATTATGAGCATCTAAGAACCTTCCAGCACCCAGACCTTTTCATGTATCATTCTGGTGAGCAATTGGCCGGGATTGAAATATTATGGATTATTAAAAACGactgaaattgattaaatcatcTTCTACATTTCTATATAAACTGCTGGATCATACTTAGGTGAGCCCTCCCCCTCTGCACTTGTTGAGCAGAAGATAGATGCTGCTTCTCCGGAGTCCTAGGAGAATAGAGCACAGGGACCGACCGATCACCGACCACTGCAACAGGTGTACACTGTTCCCGAGCATTATCGCTGACCTGTTTTTGAGGTAAGGGTATATAGGCTACTGTGTTATAATCACTTGTTTAATTTTTATGTTTTGACATGTTGGCATGttgagaaaaaaaaagttttttttatatatagaaTGTTTTTAATAGCATATTGTAATGGGAGTAGTGACTCGAATTCGACTGTTGAGACACATAGGCTTTTTTATATAGTGTGTTTTTAATAGGCTACTGTAATGGAGGTAGTGGCTCAAATGCGATCTTTTTTATGTGGTTTCGGTCGATTTCAATATTTGTTTTGCTGCAGGACATCTCATTGAACAGTCCTTCAAAATTTCCACATCTTCGCGATTGAACCAGAACCTCCACTGCGTCACGCTTAATGCCTGTCCTGATGAGTCCGGAGATCGCCTCCAAGTTTAAAGAGAAATGGCTGAACCTCCAGCCAGAGCTTCAGGACAGCGCAGCCGGCTCAGTGCACCTGGACGACAGCCTGACCAGCCTCCACTGGCTGCAGAACTTCTCCATCCTCAGCGCTAACCAGGAAAGACCCACCGGCACTGGCTCCGGTTGCCCATCACATCACCTACTTTCCTACCACCAGCGCCTGTACCGCCGTGGAACCGAGTCCCCGTCCAGCCCTCCAGCGGGGGACACCGCCGCCTGCGGGATGCCTCGCTGCCTCGGGAGCCCGGTTACCTCTGGCAGTAACTCCACCGATGTGCGTTTGGTGAATTACCCTCACCACGAACACCACATCAAGGCGCAGATCATCCCACCGGAGGAGATTGACTTTAAAACGAACCCCAAAGTCAAACCGCCGTATTCCTACGCCTCTCTCATCTGTATGGCCATGCAGGCCAGCAAGAAGCCCAAGGTGACTCTGTCCACCATCTATAACTGGATCACAGACAACTTCTGCTACTACAGACACGCAGATCCTAGCTGGCAGGTAAATGACCCGGCTCTCCTCTGTCACTCTATTATTGATGAGCTAAATGgcgacagggagagaagagagaagagagagaccagataagGGCTAGCAGAAGGGTTGCAATATGCATACTAAACCTGTTGTTTTGTTGTAAGAATATTAATACACAAAAATCCATTTAAAACACATTGTTCCTGTTATTTATTATAATCATCCAGTAACTTATAATCACCAACAGTAacttatactgtattttattagATCCTAGTGATATTCATTTGAATTTACATTCATAATTTATAAACCAAGGTGTCTCAAATAAGAGTACATCTCTGCTATTTCTACCCTCTGAGAGATATCTGTCAGGCTTCTATCTCAGGGGGTCAGACACAAGTGCTTTACTGCTCTAGGGaggggttgttgtgtgtgtgtgtgtgtgtgtgtgtgtgtgtgtgtgtgtgtgtgtgtgtgtgtgtgtgtgtgtgtgtgtgtgtgtgtgtgtgtgtgtgtgtgtgtgttaatgagtaTCCCTATGAGATCTCCCTTGGCAGCTAAGCATAGTTGATCACGTTTGAAATGCACAGAGCTCTACACTAGAAAGCCTCATTAGGTACATTTcctacacaaacaacaacaataactcctcctcccccttagaaggccctctctctttttctctctatttgacacacacacgcatatgaacacacatacacacactatatcaaattaGATTATTATTTACATCACATGCAACATGGATTTAACACATTTgtttcttctcccctccccctcttccctgcacctccccctcccctcctccccttctccactctccccttatccactccccctctccttctcccctccccttctccccttcacctccccatctcccctccccttctcccctcccattctcccattctccactccccctccccttctcccctccccttctccccttcacctccccatcgcccctccccttctcccctccccctcccattctcccattctccactccccctccccttctcccctccccttctttcctccccctcccattctcccattctccactccccctccccttctcccctccccctcccattctcccattctccactccccctctccttctccactccccctctccttctccactccccctccccttctcccctccccatccccctccccttctcccctccccctcccattctcccattctccactcccctccccttctccctctccctccccttctcccctcacctccccttctcccctccccttctcccccccctcccattctccactccccccccccttctcccctcccctcccattctccactccccctcccattctccactccccctccacttctcccctcccctcccctaacaGAACTCTATCCGCCATAACCTCTCGCTCAACAAGTGTTTCATGAAGGTGCCGCGGCAGAAGGATGAACCAGGGAAAGGAGGCTTCTGGCAGATCGACCCTCAGTACGCTGACATGTTCGTTAACGGAGTCTTCAAGAGAAGGAGAATGTCCTCCAACCTTTACAACACCAACAGGCAGAGCAAGCTCCTACACAACCAGGAAACTGACTACCATAGAGGCACTCAGGGGAGCCAAGATGGCTACCACTACCTAGGAGCTGGAGCCAGCAGTAAGCGTAAACAACCTTCTCCAAGGCAACACGGCAAGATTGCGCGGACCCACAAATCCCCACTGTTAGCCATGGAGGCCCACAACGCAGATATAGTTCTGAGGGGAGATTTTGaccttgtgtctgtgtttgatGACGTCCTCAGTGGTAACTGCAGTACGTTCGAAGAACTGGACATCGACACTGCTCTGAGTTCCCTGGGCTGCTCTCTGGACCTGACCCTGCAGGGGAGGCACTCCGCTGGGCTGGGaaggtggtgtggagagggggacaACCAGACCCAGCAGACCCACTACTCTTACGACTACATGGAGCTGAGTGGCTCAGTGGGATATGACAGCAGTAACATGGGGGACCATCATGTTCAACAGCAACAGCTGAGCCAGGATCAGTTGTTACAGAGCCACCTGCACCAGTTCGAGGAGGTGACTCTGTTTCCAGAGCAGCAGGAGGTGCATCCCTGggaggagatgaaggaggaggCTCAGGCTATCCCTCTGGATCAGGGCTTTGGGCTGTGTGAAGGATTCTTCTCAGAGATACAACCCTGGGAGAGGGCTGAGGCCTACCTGTGACAGACCAACTACTGTTACGCCAGCCATTAACCAAGGGATTCAGGCCCTAGCCACAGCTTTCTTACAGTAAATGCTGGGACAGGAAAGTCAGACTTCACCAGTGGGCCGGGAGACCTACATACAGACTACTATTTTGCTACATTAGCATCATAAAGTCATCATGTTTTGAGAGATCTATACTGTATGTTTAGGACTTCAAGATGATCTATGTTTCTGGTTTGATCACAGACTGGAGGACTAGAGGAGTCAATGAAGTGGAGATGCACTTATGGTGGTGGGTCGTAGTCGGACCTAGAGATCAGATTTCAATATGCTTTTCAAGTAGTCAATTTAATATATATCCATTAGAGTCTATGATAAGAGTCTGGCTGGGCACTAGTCTTTTGAGTCCTAGGCTATGGCAAAGTGGAGAGAGGGACATAAATGAACTGAAATGCCTCAATCAGAATATCCAAGCATGAGAGACAACGGGTATGTTTGAGGATAGAAAACA encodes the following:
- the LOC112258906 gene encoding forkhead box protein J1-B yields the protein MPVLMSPEIASKFKEKWLNLQPELQDSAAGSVHLDDSLTSLHWLQNFSILSANQERPTGTGSGCPSHHLLSYHQRLYRRGTESPSSPPAGDTAACGMPRCLGSPVTSGSNSTDVRLVNYPHHEHHIKAQIIPPEEIDFKTNPKVKPPYSYASLICMAMQASKKPKVTLSTIYNWITDNFCYYRHADPSWQNSIRHNLSLNKCFMKVPRQKDEPGKGGFWQIDPQYADMFVNGVFKRRRMSSNLYNTNRQSKLLHNQETDYHRGTQGSQDGYHYLGAGASSKRKQPSPRQHGKIARTHKSPLLAMEAHNADIVLRGDFDLVSVFDDVLSGNCSTFEELDIDTALSSLGCSLDLTLQGRHSAGLGRWCGEGDNQTQQTHYSYDYMELSGSVGYDSSNMGDHHVQQQQLSQDQLLQSHLHQFEEVTLFPEQQEVHPWEEMKEEAQAIPLDQGFGLCEGFFSEIQPWERAEAYL